Proteins encoded together in one Solanum lycopersicum chromosome 7, SLM_r2.1 window:
- the LOC101249101 gene encoding histone-lysine N-methyltransferase ATXR2 produces MEIICPIDAQYSDQIAALLKPPPPLEVQKYFEELLATRQCDGIKVKPTPRYGKGVYAETDFKEEDLVLKDQMLAGAQHPSNKVDCLVCSYCFCFVGSIELQIGRKLYLEQLGVSPIDECHMQKDCYNSDSSVGEDDSDVEDQQVSGECASSPSKDKISLPKDVVESLFNGEMRLPYSEKFSMPPIVSCPGGCKENYYCSKSCAEADWESFHSLLCTGEGSKSLSTKALQKFIEHANDTNDIFLLAAKVISFTILRHKNLKESRHEGKGKQVISESIDFSLLGEAWKPVSMGYKRRWWDCIALPADVDGSDEASFRMQIKELALTSLQLLKEAIFDEECQPLFSLEIYGNIIGMFELNNLDLVVESPVEDYFLYIDDLPLSEKGEVEQTTKPILDALGDDYSICCQGTAFFPLQSCMNHSCRPNAKAFKREEDRDGQATIIALQPIAKGEEITISYIDEDLPFEERQALLADYGFRCGCSKCLEET; encoded by the exons ATGGAAATAATTTGCCCAATTGATGCACAATACTCAGACCAGATTGCCGCACTTCTCAAGCCGCCACCTCCACTAGAAGTCCAG AAGTATTTTGAAGAGCTTTTAGCCACTAGACAATGCGATGGCATCAAAGTTAAACCTACTCCACGTTATGGAAAAG GGGTTTATGCTGAGACGGATTTCAAAGAAGAGGACCTTGTCTTGAAGGATCAAATGCTTGCTGGTGCCCAACATCCTTCAAATAAG GTAGACTGCTTGGTATGTAGTTATTGTTTCTGCTTTGTTGGGTCTATAGAGCTTCAAATTGGGAGGAAGCTATATTTAGAACAGCTGGGAGTCTCCCCTATCGATGAGTGTCATATGCAAAAAGATTGTTATAACTCTGATTCATCTGTTGGTGAAGATGATTCTGATGTAGAAGATCAGCAGGTCTCTGGAGAATGTGCTTCTAGCCcttcaaaagataaaatttctctCCCTAAGGATGTGGTCGAGTCATTGTTTAATGGCGAGATGCGACTACCATATTCTGAGAAATTCTCAATGCCTCCAATTGTTTCTTGTCCAGGTGGATGTAAAGAGAACTACTATTGCAG CAAATCTTGTGCAGAGGCTGATTGGGAGTCTTTTCATTCTTTGCTGTGCACGGGGGAGGGGTCAAAGTCATTAAGCACAAAGGCGCTTCAGAAATTTATAGAACATGCTAATG ATACAAATGACATTTTCCTTCTTGCAGCAAAG gttATTTCTTTCACCATTTTGAGACATAAGAATTTGAAAGAAAGTCGTCATGAGGGAAAAGGGAAGCAGGTTATTTCAGAAAgtattgatttttctttactGGGGGAGGCATGGAAGCCCGTGTCCATGGGCTACAAACGAAG GTGGTGGGATTGCATTGCTTTACCAGCTGATGTTGATGGTTCTGATGAAGCTTCATTCCGAATGCAAATAAAGGAGCTGGCATTAACG TCTCTGCAGCTTCTCAAGGAGGCTATCTTTGATGAGGAATGCCAGCCAT TATTCTCGCTTGAAATATATGGCAATATCATTGGCATGTTTGAGCTGAATAACCT TGATTTGGTGGTAGAGTCACCAGTGGAGGATTACTTTCTGTATATTGATGATCTTCCTCTCTCTGAAAAG GGAGAGGTTGAGCAAACTACAAAGCCTATCCTAGATGCTCTTGGTGATGACTATTCAATTTGTTGTCAAG GTACTGCGTTTTTCCCCTTGCAAAGCTGTATGAACCATTCCTGCAGACCTAATGCAAAAGCTTTTAAGCGAGAAGAG GATCGAGATGGCCAAGCAACCATAATTGCTCTTCAACCCATTGCCAAAGGAGAAGAG ATAACTATTTCATATATCGACGAGGACCTTCCTTTTGAAGAGAGACAGGCATTACTCGCAGACTATGGTTTCAGATGTGGATGCTCCAAATGTCTAGAGGAAACTTAG
- the LOC101247840 gene encoding F-box/kelch-repeat protein At3g23880-like — protein MAILLKVPPKSMLKFMGVSKPWLRLISSRKLVKTHVKLTANDKECSNDRVIFQDSTGNFKVSPLPPLFRKEQRIELFNMDSPMENPNTYTKIVGSVNGLICMYSKIEEPVLWNPTIRKCKKMPTFEANLRRGCSYYLNYGFGYDESHDDYKVVVVQCIYDDGGSYDTVVNIYSLRTDSWRTIDKFQGNFLINSPGKFVDGKLYWALSADINTFNICNIISLDLADETWKSLMLPTSYGEGIYPLALGVFGNDLSVLCLNCHEVTNSDVWIMKHSGVEVSWTKIFTIDHPKDLGEFIFFSSIFSVPSCQSNKGELFLLLLPPVIMIYDCSTRQLEAVDHFEECFAAEIYVESLVDPLLIAQNDNS, from the coding sequence ATGGCGATCCTCTTAAAGGTGCCCCCAAAATCCATGTTGAAATTCATGGGCGTTTCAAAACCATGGCTTCGGCTAATCTCTAGCCGTAAGTTAGTAAAGACTCATGTGAAATTAACAGCTAATGACAAAGAATGCAGCAATGATAGGGTCATTTTTCAAGACTCAACAGGCAATTTCAAGGTAAGTCCTCTCCCTCCCTTGTTCCGCAAAGAACAAAGAATTGAGCTATTTAACATGGATTCTCCCATGGAAAACCCCAATACTTATACTAAGATTGTGGGTTCTGTCAATGGATTGATTTGTATGTACAGTAAGATAGAGGAACCAGTCTTATGGAACCCCACAATTCGGAAATGTAAGAAAATGCCTACATTTGAAGCTAATTTGAGGAGGGGTTGCTCTTATTATCTCAACTATGGTTTTGGATATGATGAGTCACATGACGATTACAAAGTAGTAGTTGTTCAATGTATTTACGATGATGGTGGTTCATATGACACTGTAGTCAACATTTATAGTTTGAGGACCGATTCTTGGAGAACAATTGATAAGTTCCAGGGCAACTTTTTGATAAATTCTCCAGGTAAATTCGTGGATGGGAAGCTTTATTGGGCTTTATCTGCTGACATTAATACGTTCAATATATGCAACATCATTTCTCTTGATTTAGCAGACGAAACATGGAAAAGCTTGATGCTTCCGACTAGTTATGGAGAAGGCATCTATCCTTTGGCACTAGGAGTGTTCGGAAATGATCTTTCTGTGCTTTGTCTTAACTGTCACGAAGTAACTAATTCGGATGTATGGATTATGAAGCATTCTGGAGTAGAAGTGTCGTGGACAAAGATTTTCACCATCGATCATCCAAAAGATCTTGGGgagttcatatttttttcgtCTATTTTCTCTGTACCTTCTTGCCAGTCAAATAAGGGTGAATTATTTTTACTCTTGCTTCCTCCGGTTATCATGATATATGATTGTTCAACTAGACAATTAGAGGCTGTTGATCACTTTGAGGAATGTTTTGCTGCAGAAATCTACGTCGAAAGCCTCGTTGATCCCCTATTGATAGCACAAAATGATAACTCGTAA
- the LOC101249382 gene encoding pentatricopeptide repeat-containing protein At1g71460, chloroplastic — MISCNLIPLPSKTNLEPPRDTQDRPSSRANHHAHNLSFSRHIKEPSKYPKHNNLRNLLSVHTKNPHAIYKDIQRFAHQNKLKEALTILDYLDHRGIPVNPTTFASLIAACVRLKSLTSAKIVHTHVIINGLENNEFLQTKVVNMYAACGSIEDAKKVFDKMPVRSVYPWNALLRGNVVLGGSKYGEVLGTFSDMRGLGVELNVYSFSCLIKSFAGASALFQGLKTHGLLIKNGFLGSDIVRTSLIDMYFKCGKVRLAHRVFEEVEERDVVMWGAIIAGFAHNKRQREALEYTRLMIREGLEVNSVILTTILPVIGEARASKLGKEVHAYVIKTKEYSKQLFIQSGLVDMYSKCGDIIAGRKVFYRSKERNAISWTALISGYILNGRLEQALRSILWMQQEGFKPDLVTVATVLPVCGKLKELKYGKEIHAYAVKNGFLPNTSVSTCLMMMYSKCGLLQYSSRVFDSMAKRNVISWTAMMDSYIDSGCLEEALGVFRSMQLSKHRADSVAMGRILGVCGKLRLLKLGREIHGQILKKDIASVPFVSAELVKMYGSCGAIDKSRLSFDIIPIKGSMTWTAIIEAYGLSGQYGAAINEFKQMISKGFNPNHFTFKVVLSICEKAGFADEGCQFFTMMTRKYKIKASEDHYTSIINLLHHVGHYEEAEKFVLLKQSST, encoded by the coding sequence ATGATCAGCTGCAATCTCATTCCGCTCCCATCAAAAACCAATCTTGAACCTCCTCGAGACACCCAAGATCGTCCCTCTTCCCGTGCAAATCATCATGCACATAATCTCAGTTTTTCCCGTCACATTAAAGAACCatcaaaatacccaaaacacaACAATTTGCGCAACTTATTATCAGTTCACACAAAGAACCCACATGCCATTTACAAAGATATTCAGAGATTCGCTCACCAAAACAAGCTTAAAGAAGCACTTACCATACTGGATTACTTGGACCATCGTGGTATTCCTGTAAACCCCACTACATTTGCTTCACTTATTGCTGCTTGTGTTCGTTTGAAATCTTTAACTTCTGCGAAAATTGTGCATACCCATGTAATAATTAATGGGCTTGAGAATAATGAGTTTTTACAGACTAAGGTTGTTAATATGTATGCTGCTTGTGGGTCGATTGAAGATGCGAAGAAGGTGTTTGATAAAATGCCTGTGAGAAGTGTGTACCCGTGGAATGCGTTGCTTAGGGGAAATGTGGTATTGGGTGGGAGTAAGTATGGTGAGGTTTTGGGTACGTTTTCGGATATGAGGGGATTGGGGGTGGAACTGAATGTGTATAGTTTCTCTTGTTTGATTAAGAGTTTTGCGGGTGCTAGTGCACTTTTTCAAGGTTTGAAGACACATGGGCTTTTGATCAAGAATGGATTTTTAGGAAGTGATATTGTTAGGACTAGTTTGATTGACATGTATTTCAAGTGCGGTAAGGTTAGGCTTGCACATCGCGTGTTTGAGGAAGTTGAGGAGAGGGATGTAGTTATGTGGGGTGCGATTATAGCTGGTTTTGCTCATAATAAGCGGCAAAGGGAGGCACTGGAGTATACTAGATTGATGATAAGGGAGGGACTAGAGGTGAATTCTGTTATCCTGACTACTATCCTTCCGGTTATTGGAGAAGCACGAGCAAGCAAACTTGGCAAGGAGGTACATGCTTATGTGATCAAGACGAAGGAATATTCGAAGCAGTTGTTCATTCAGTCAGGCTTAGTTGATATGTATTCCAAGTGTGGTGATATTATAGCAGGAAGAAAGGTGTTCTATAGGTCAAAAGAGAGGAATGCGATATCTTGGACTGCTCTCATTTCGGGTTACATTTTAAATGGGAGACTTGAACAGGCTTTGAGATCAATTTTGTGGATGCAGCAAGAAGGTTTTAAACCTGATCTTGTAACTGTTGCCACCGTTCTCCCTGTTTGTGGGAAACTGAAAGAATTAAAGTATGGGAAAGAGATTCATGCTTATGCAGTGAAAAATGGTTTTTTGCCAAACACATCTGTAAGTACGTGTCTAATGATGATGTACTCAAAGTGTGGTTTGCTTCAATATTCATCTAGAGTTTTTGATAGTATGGCGAAGAGAAATGTTATATCATGGACAGCCATGATGGATTCATATATTGACTCTGGGTGTCTTGAGGAAGCACTTGGTGTTTTCCGATCAATGCAGTTGTCAAAGCACCGAGCAGATTCTGTTGCTATGGGAAGGATTTTAGGTGTTTGTGGAAAATTAAGACTTTTGAAACTCGGGAGAGAAATACATGGTCAGATTCTGAAGAAAGATATAGCATCTGTACCTTTTGTTTCTGCAGAACTTGTGAAGATGTATGGGAGTTGTGGTGCAATTGATAAATCTAGGTTGTCCTTTGATATAATACCTATAAAAGGATCTATGACATGGACTGCTATTATAGAGGCTTATGGCTTAAGTGGCCAATACGGAGCAGCAATAAACGAGTTTAAGCAGATGATATCGAAGGGCTTTAACCCAAACCATTTTACTTTTAaagttgttctttctatttgTGAGAAAGCTGGATTTGCTGACGAGGGCTGTCAATTCTTCACCATGATGACACGAAAATATAAGATAAAGGCATCCGAAGACCATTATACTAGCATCATTAACCTTCTACATCATGTTGGTCACTATGAAGAGGCTGAAAAGTTTGTGCTTCTCAAGCAATCCTCCACATGA
- the LOC101249659 gene encoding peroxisome biogenesis protein 22, whose product MITTSNMGDSSKDDFLQLIKRFGAFLTVKISNIFHTLDSRSVGAIAGLAVAIVFTWRVWRSPSGPQRRIPKRQGTTPSSSGVSTHSSANVETSGVISSSEDSNAQNVIDEFFQPVKPTLAQVVRQRLSEGRKVTCRLLGVILEETSPEELQQQATVRSSVLEVLLEITKFCDLYLMERVLDDESEKKVLLALENAGVFTSGGLVKDKVLFCSTEIGRTSFVRQLEPDWHIDTNPEITFQLARFIKYQLHVSPTKPERTAINVFNSTTLEQFFGNV is encoded by the exons ATGATTACTACAAGTAACATGGGTGATTCCTCCAAGGACGATTTCCTTCAGCTCATCAAGCGATTCGGCGCTTTTTTGACCGTGAAGATTTCTAATATCTTCCACACACTG GATTCAAGATCTGTGGGGGCCATAGCAGGTCTTGCAGTTGCTATAGTTTTTACCTGGAGAGTGTGGAGATCACCTAGTGGACCACAAAGGAGAATTCCTAAGCGACAAGGTACGACGCCTAGTAGTTCTGGTGTAAGCACTCATTCAAGTGCAAATGTGGAAACTTCAGGAGTTATCTCTTCTTCGGAGGATTCAAATGCTCAAAATGTTATTGATGAGTTCTTTCAGCCAGTAAAG CCAACACTTGCACAGGTAGTTAGGCAAAGGCTGAGTGAAGGGAGGAAG GTGACATGTAGGTTGCTTGGAGTGATCCTTGAGGAAACTAGCCCAGAGGAACTTCAG CAACAAGCAACCGTGCGATCCTCCGTACTCGAAGTATTGCTTGAGATCACCAAATTTTGTGACCTTTATCTCATGGAAAGAGTCCTTGATGATGAAAGTGAA AAAAAGGTCCTCCTAGCTTTAGAGAATGCTGGAGTCTTTACATCTGGAGGTCTGGTCAAAGATAAG GTTCTCTTTTGCAGCACTGAGATTGGACGTACATCCTTTGTTCGACAACTAGAACCTGATTGGCACATAGATACAAATCCAGAAATCACTTTTCAGCTAGCG AGATTCATCAAATATCAGTTACATGTTTCGCCTACCAAGCCAGAAAGAACAGCAATCAatgtcttcaactcaacaacaTTGGAGCAGTTCTTTGGAAATGTTTAG
- the LOC101248793 gene encoding cyclin-U1-1 produces MLHEGGSDEFHRRPDPSADDVATPRVLTILSYVLEKLVARNDQLLLLGRQVGHDNELMSNGAGGPRRVLGKNFNAFHGVRAPNISIPKYLERLYKYTNCSPSCFVVGYVYIDRLGHKYPDSLLVSLNVHRLLVTSVMVASKMLDDAHYNNAFYARVGGVSNAELNKLELELLFLLDFGVNMSARVFESYCQYLEREMLSNGPTLKIEKSAINSITTSTVDDATEISVEDIDHTSSPSQLLD; encoded by the exons ATGCTTCACGAGGGTGGCAGTGACGAATTCCACCGCCGGCCGGACCCGAGCGCGGACGATGTAGCCACCCCTCGGGTCCTAACCATCTTGTCGTATGTGCTCGAAAAGCTCGTAGCAAGGAATGATCAATTGTTATTATTAGGCCGCCAGGTTGGTCATGATAATGAACTCATGAGCAACGGGGCAGGCGGCCCACGGAGGGTACTAGGGAAGAATTTTAATGCGTTTCATGGGGTTCGAGCGCCGAATATAAGTATACCCAAGTATTTAGAGAGGTTATATAAGTATACGAATTGTAGCCCGTCTTGTTTTGTGGTGGGATATGTGTATATTGATAGATTGGGGCATAAGTATCCAGATTCTCTATTGGTTTCTTTGAATGTGCATAGGCTGCTTGTTACTAGTGTTATGGTTGCTTCCAAAATGCTCGATGATGC ACACTATAACAATGCATTCTATGCCCGAGTTGGAGGAGTAAGCAATGCGGAATTAAACAAGTTGGAGTTGGAGCTACTTTTCTTGTTAGATTTTGGAGTAAATATGAGTGCACGAGTTTTCGAAAGTTATTGCCAGTATTTGGAGAGGGAAATGTTGAGCAATGGACCAACCCTCAAGATTGAAAAGTCAGCTATTAATAGCATTACTACTAGTACTGTAGATGATGCCACTGAAATTTCAGTAGAAGACATTGATCATACTTCTTCACCATCACAATTGTTAGATTAA